A window of the Sphaerobacter thermophilus DSM 20745 genome harbors these coding sequences:
- the tuf gene encoding elongation factor Tu, which translates to MAKQKFERTKPHVNIGTIGHVDHGKTTTTAAITKVLSLVGKANFRPFEQIDNAPEERQRGITIAISHVEYETEKRHYAHVDCPGHADYIKNMITGAAQMDGAILVVSAPDGPMPQTREHILLARQVEVPAMVVFLNKVDMMDDPELLELVELEVRELLSQYGFPGDEVPIVRGSALAALESSSQDPNAPEYAPIWELMQAVDEYIPTPQRAVDQPFLMPIEDVFGIKGRGTVVTGRIERGRIKPGDTVEIVGLRETRQVVVTGVEMFQKTLDEGVAGDNVGCLLRGVDRDEVERGQVLAAPKSITPHTKFMAEVYVLSKEEGGRHTPFFPGYRPQFYIRTTDVTGEIQLPEGVEMVMPGDNVQMRVELIQPVAIEAGLRFAIREGGRTVGAGVVTEIIE; encoded by the coding sequence GTGGCGAAGCAGAAGTTTGAGCGGACGAAGCCGCATGTGAACATTGGGACGATTGGGCACGTCGACCACGGGAAGACGACGACGACGGCGGCGATCACGAAGGTGTTGTCGCTGGTAGGGAAGGCGAACTTCCGCCCGTTTGAACAGATCGACAACGCGCCGGAGGAGCGGCAGCGGGGGATCACCATCGCGATTTCGCACGTGGAGTATGAGACCGAGAAGCGGCACTACGCGCACGTGGACTGTCCGGGGCATGCCGACTACATCAAGAACATGATCACCGGGGCGGCGCAGATGGACGGGGCGATCCTGGTGGTGAGTGCGCCGGACGGGCCGATGCCCCAGACGCGGGAGCACATCTTGCTGGCGCGGCAGGTGGAAGTGCCGGCGATGGTGGTGTTTCTGAACAAGGTCGACATGATGGACGACCCGGAGCTGTTGGAGCTGGTGGAGCTCGAGGTTCGGGAGCTGTTGAGCCAGTATGGCTTTCCGGGGGATGAGGTGCCGATCGTGCGCGGGTCGGCGCTGGCGGCGTTGGAGTCGAGCTCGCAGGATCCGAATGCGCCGGAGTATGCGCCGATCTGGGAGCTGATGCAGGCGGTGGATGAGTACATTCCGACGCCGCAGCGGGCGGTGGACCAGCCGTTCCTGATGCCGATTGAGGATGTGTTTGGCATCAAGGGGCGGGGCACGGTGGTGACCGGGCGCATTGAGCGTGGGCGGATCAAGCCGGGGGACACGGTGGAGATCGTGGGGCTGCGCGAGACGCGCCAGGTGGTGGTTACCGGTGTGGAGATGTTCCAGAAGACGCTGGATGAGGGTGTCGCTGGGGACAATGTGGGCTGCCTGCTGCGGGGTGTCGACCGGGATGAGGTCGAGCGGGGGCAGGTGCTGGCGGCGCCGAAGTCGATCACGCCGCACACGAAGTTTATGGCCGAGGTGTATGTGTTGAGCAAGGAGGAGGGGGGGCGGCACACGCCGTTCTTCCCGGGGTATCGGCCGCAGTTCTACATTCGGACGACGGATGTGACCGGCGAGATCCAGCTGCCCGAGGGGGTAGAGATGGTGATGCCGGGGGACAACGTGCAGATGCGGGTGGAGCTGATCCAGCCGGTGGCGATCGAGGCGGGGCTGCGCTTTGCCATTCGCGAGGGTGGCCGCACGGTGGGTGCCGGCGTCGTCACCGAGATCATCGAGTAG
- the rpsJ gene encoding 30S ribosomal protein S10 translates to MATRRPTQKIRIRLKAYDHKILDQSAAKIVDTAESTGAKVSGPVPLPTRIERFSVIRSPFIDKDSQEQFEIRTHKRLIDVLEPSHATIRALMRLNLPAGVDIEIKL, encoded by the coding sequence ATGGCGACGCGACGCCCGACGCAGAAGATCCGGATACGCCTCAAGGCGTACGATCATAAGATCCTCGACCAGTCGGCGGCGAAGATCGTCGATACGGCCGAGTCGACCGGCGCCAAGGTCTCTGGCCCGGTGCCGCTCCCGACGCGCATCGAGCGCTTCAGCGTGATCCGGTCGCCGTTTATCGACAAGGACTCGCAGGAGCAGTTCGAGATTCGGACGCACAAGCGGCTGATCGACGTGCTCGAGCCGAGCCACGCGACGATCCGGGCGCTGATGCGCCTGAATCTGCCGGCGGGTGTGGATATCGAGATCAAGTTGTAA
- the rplC gene encoding 50S ribosomal protein L3 has product MIHGLLGKKLGMTQIFNEAGQAIPVTVLEVGPCVVTQVKTRERDGYEAVQLGFGHKKRLNQPERGHLRASGAQPRYLREVKADNIEEYSVGQVIDCSVFKEGERVDVTGTSKGRGFAGVMKRHGFGGGPATHGQSDRKRAPGSIGASATPGRVFKGLRMAGHMGNQRVTVQNLEVVRVDPERNVVLVRGSVPGANGQLVLVRRAVKYRERAAAAAS; this is encoded by the coding sequence ATGATCCATGGCCTCTTGGGTAAGAAACTCGGCATGACCCAGATCTTCAACGAGGCGGGGCAGGCAATCCCTGTCACCGTCCTTGAGGTCGGGCCATGCGTGGTGACGCAGGTCAAGACGCGCGAGCGTGACGGCTACGAAGCCGTGCAGCTCGGCTTCGGCCACAAGAAGCGGCTAAACCAGCCCGAGCGTGGCCACCTGCGAGCGTCCGGCGCACAGCCCCGGTATCTCCGGGAAGTGAAGGCGGACAACATTGAAGAGTACTCCGTGGGACAGGTGATCGACTGCTCCGTCTTCAAGGAGGGCGAGCGGGTCGACGTCACGGGGACGAGCAAGGGCCGCGGCTTCGCCGGCGTGATGAAGCGCCACGGCTTCGGCGGTGGGCCGGCCACGCACGGCCAGTCCGACCGGAAGCGCGCACCGGGTTCGATCGGTGCGAGCGCGACCCCGGGGCGTGTCTTCAAGGGGCTGCGCATGGCGGGCCACATGGGGAATCAGCGGGTGACCGTTCAGAATCTCGAGGTGGTCCGCGTTGATCCGGAGCGCAACGTCGTGCTCGTGCGCGGCTCGGTTCCGGGTGCGAATGGCCAGTTGGTGCTCGTGCGGCGGGCGGTCAAGTATCGTGAGCGCGCTGCCGCGGCGGCGTCGTAG
- the rplD gene encoding 50S ribosomal protein L4: MQVPVYDVTGQETGQIELADSVFGIEPNVPVMHQAYVRQMANARLGTHDTKTRGEVRGGGRKPWRQKGTGRARHGSIRSPLWRGGGVVFGPHPRKYTQRMPRKMRRLAIRSVLSAKMKADQVVVVEGLTELEPRTKAMIQTLARLPKGDARSTLILVDEPRENLRRGANNLEHVRVLPAQYVNMRDVLKYERLLLTREAVDVIHRLWAQ; this comes from the coding sequence GTGCAAGTTCCGGTCTACGATGTCACCGGGCAGGAGACAGGGCAGATCGAGCTGGCCGACTCGGTGTTCGGTATCGAGCCGAACGTGCCCGTGATGCACCAGGCGTATGTGCGCCAGATGGCCAATGCCCGGCTGGGAACCCACGATACCAAGACGCGGGGTGAGGTGCGTGGCGGCGGCCGCAAGCCGTGGCGCCAGAAGGGCACCGGACGCGCGCGGCACGGGAGCATCCGGTCGCCGTTGTGGCGCGGTGGTGGTGTCGTCTTCGGGCCGCACCCGCGCAAGTACACGCAGCGGATGCCCCGCAAGATGCGCCGTCTGGCGATCCGGTCGGTGTTGTCGGCCAAGATGAAGGCGGATCAGGTCGTGGTGGTCGAGGGGCTCACCGAGCTCGAGCCGCGCACCAAGGCGATGATCCAGACGCTGGCGCGCCTGCCCAAGGGCGACGCTCGCTCGACGTTGATCCTGGTTGATGAGCCGCGCGAGAACCTGCGCCGCGGCGCGAACAACCTGGAGCACGTGCGGGTGTTGCCGGCCCAGTACGTCAATATGCGCGACGTCTTGAAGTACGAGCGGCTGCTGCTGACCCGAGAGGCGGTGGACGTCATCCACCGGCTCTGGGCGCAGTAG
- a CDS encoding 50S ribosomal protein L23 yields MDYQDVLRRPLITEKNTRLMELGQYTFEVARDANKIQIKDAVERTFNVEVVAVNVINVRGKERRRARRGRPASVGRTPNWKKAIVTLKEGQTIDLFGQL; encoded by the coding sequence ATGGATTATCAGGACGTCTTGCGTCGCCCGCTGATCACCGAGAAGAACACCCGGCTGATGGAGTTGGGGCAGTACACGTTCGAGGTGGCGCGCGACGCGAACAAGATCCAGATTAAGGACGCGGTCGAGCGGACCTTCAACGTCGAGGTCGTCGCCGTGAACGTGATCAATGTCCGCGGTAAGGAGCGGCGGCGCGCCCGGCGCGGCCGGCCGGCTAGCGTGGGCCGCACCCCGAATTGGAAGAAGGCGATCGTGACCCTTAAGGAGGGTCAGACGATCGACCTGTTCGGTCAGCTGTAA
- the rplB gene encoding 50S ribosomal protein L2 gives MGIRRYKPTSPGRRNMTVSTFEEITKREPEKSLLEPLKKHAGRNNQGRVTARGRGGGNKRFYRRIDFKRNKFGIPAKVAAIEYDPNRSARIALLHYVDGEKRYILAPLGLKVGDIVQSGSGSPIRVGNALPLSDIPTGTPIHNIELYPGRGGQLVRSAGVAAQIMAKQDGYAQVRMPSGEVRMIRLNCMATLGQVGNVDHENVRIGKAGRSRHLGRRPITRGSAMNAADHPHGGGEGKAPIGGQPRTPWGKPTLGYRTRRNKKTDKFIVRRRGKGR, from the coding sequence ATGGGAATACGCAGATACAAGCCGACATCGCCCGGGCGCCGGAATATGACGGTCTCGACCTTCGAGGAGATCACCAAGCGGGAGCCCGAGAAGAGTCTGCTCGAGCCGCTGAAGAAGCATGCCGGGCGTAACAACCAGGGGCGGGTGACCGCCCGTGGGCGTGGCGGCGGCAACAAGCGCTTCTACCGGCGCATCGACTTCAAGCGGAACAAGTTCGGCATCCCGGCCAAGGTGGCCGCGATCGAGTACGACCCGAACCGGTCGGCGCGCATCGCGCTCCTCCACTACGTTGACGGGGAGAAGCGGTACATCCTGGCGCCGCTCGGCCTGAAGGTCGGCGACATTGTGCAGTCGGGGTCCGGCTCGCCGATTCGGGTGGGTAACGCGCTGCCGCTGTCTGACATCCCGACCGGCACGCCGATCCATAATATCGAGCTGTACCCGGGCCGCGGCGGACAGTTGGTGCGGTCCGCCGGGGTGGCGGCGCAGATCATGGCCAAGCAGGACGGCTACGCCCAGGTGCGAATGCCCTCGGGCGAGGTGCGCATGATCCGGCTGAACTGCATGGCGACGCTGGGCCAGGTCGGCAATGTGGACCACGAGAACGTGCGGATCGGTAAGGCCGGTCGCTCGCGGCATCTTGGCCGGCGGCCGATCACGCGGGGTTCGGCCATGAACGCGGCCGACCACCCGCACGGCGGTGGTGAGGGCAAGGCGCCGATCGGCGGCCAGCCGCGAACGCCGTGGGGTAAGCCGACGCTCGGGTACCGGACCCGGCGCAACAAGAAGACGGACAAGTTCATTGTGCGCCGCCGGGGCAAGGGGCGGTAG
- the rpsS gene encoding 30S ribosomal protein S19, protein MGRSSKKGPYIDPKLREKIQQANASGDRRVIRTWARDSTIFPEMIGHTVAVHDGRRFVPVFVTEQMVGHKLGEFAPTRTYRGHGKDAERSSRRR, encoded by the coding sequence TTGGGTAGGTCGTCGAAAAAGGGCCCGTACATCGATCCAAAGCTGCGGGAGAAGATCCAGCAGGCCAACGCGAGTGGCGACCGCCGGGTGATCCGGACGTGGGCGCGGGATTCGACCATCTTCCCGGAGATGATCGGGCACACCGTGGCGGTCCACGATGGGCGCCGCTTTGTGCCGGTCTTCGTGACGGAGCAGATGGTGGGCCACAAGCTCGGGGAGTTCGCGCCGACCCGCACCTACCGCGGCCACGGCAAGGACGCCGAGCGCTCGTCCCGCCGGCGCTAG